A DNA window from Candidatus Cloacimonadota bacterium contains the following coding sequences:
- the rpsJ gene encoding 30S ribosomal protein S10 — translation MSKQENRIRIKLKAYDHRLLDQSVAEIVKSTRNTGAKVVGPIPLPTDRTIYTVLRSPHTDKKSQDQFQMLVHKRLVDIMNPTQQTTNALKKLSLPAGVHVEIKANTRS, via the coding sequence GTGAGTAAACAGGAAAATCGTATTCGGATTAAGTTGAAAGCTTATGACCATCGTTTATTGGATCAATCTGTCGCGGAGATCGTGAAGAGCACACGTAACACTGGCGCCAAGGTTGTGGGGCCAATCCCGCTGCCTACAGATCGTACAATATACACGGTTTTACGTTCACCCCATACCGACAAGAAATCTCAAGACCAATTCCAGATGTTGGTTCACAAACGTTTGGTTGACATCATGAATCCTACCCAGCAGACTACCAATGCTTTGAAGAAGCTCAGTCTGCCTGCGGGAGTTCATGTGGAGATCAAGGCAAATACCAGGAGCTAA
- the rplC gene encoding 50S ribosomal protein L3 codes for MIGLIGKKIGMTQIFDESGKVIPVTVIQAGPCKVICKRTIETNGYDAIQVGFEEIPERKVSKPMLGHFKKYGSANYRFVREFRPALGQQLDQYNTGDALDATLFGAGETVSVTAKSKGRGYTGVMKRHGFGGFIATHGSHESFRGPGSIGQCAQPSRVFKGMKMAGQHGNANVTTRHLDVVKVDAERNLVMVKGAVPGHRNSLVVLHKEQ; via the coding sequence ATGATCGGACTTATCGGAAAGAAAATAGGTATGACTCAGATATTTGACGAGAGCGGCAAAGTGATTCCGGTTACCGTGATACAAGCCGGTCCGTGCAAAGTGATCTGTAAACGTACAATCGAAACCAATGGTTATGATGCCATCCAGGTGGGTTTTGAAGAGATACCTGAACGTAAGGTGTCAAAGCCCATGCTGGGACATTTCAAGAAATACGGCAGTGCAAACTACCGTTTTGTAAGAGAATTTCGCCCCGCCCTCGGCCAGCAGCTCGATCAGTATAACACTGGTGATGCTCTGGACGCCACATTGTTTGGTGCGGGTGAGACAGTATCTGTTACCGCAAAATCCAAAGGTCGTGGTTATACCGGTGTGATGAAGCGTCATGGTTTTGGCGGATTCATCGCTACCCACGGTTCCCACGAATCGTTCCGCGGCCCCGGTTCCATCGGTCAATGTGCCCAGCCATCACGCGTGTTCAAGGGTATGAAAATGGCGGGACAACATGGCAATGCCAATGTAACCACGCGTCATTTGGACGTGGTGAAAGTGGATGCCGAGCGGAACCTGGTAATGGTCAAGGGTGCTGTACCCGGCCATCGCAATTCCTTAGTAGTATTACATAAGGAACAGTAG
- the rplD gene encoding 50S ribosomal protein L4, with protein MVKAKKYNIQGEMIGEVELPLSVFDVDVNSPKVLLHEVVTMYLSNQRQGTVQKKNRSMTQGSTKKLFKQKGTGNARMGTRRSPVRVHGGKAFALYPKDWTRPIPRTKKRMALKVALTDRARNGRICIIEGLNFDTASTKQALEILAKVAPERGRKLVVTNGHHLPTVKSFSNLPDVMTDRAEQLHAYEILKSSYIILSDDALKKVEEVFSS; from the coding sequence ATGGTAAAAGCAAAAAAATATAATATCCAAGGTGAGATGATCGGAGAAGTGGAACTTCCGCTTTCCGTATTCGACGTGGATGTAAACTCTCCCAAAGTGCTATTGCACGAAGTTGTTACTATGTATCTCAGCAATCAGCGTCAAGGTACAGTGCAAAAAAAGAATCGCTCCATGACCCAAGGCAGCACGAAGAAGCTTTTCAAACAGAAGGGAACCGGTAATGCCCGCATGGGAACCCGCCGTTCACCCGTCCGCGTACATGGCGGCAAGGCTTTTGCGCTCTACCCGAAAGATTGGACCCGTCCCATTCCGCGTACCAAGAAGCGTATGGCTCTGAAGGTTGCCCTTACCGATCGGGCGCGCAACGGCCGCATCTGCATCATCGAAGGTCTCAATTTCGACACAGCCAGCACCAAGCAAGCTCTGGAAATCCTTGCCAAAGTGGCTCCTGAAAGAGGCCGCAAACTGGTGGTTACCAATGGACATCACCTTCCTACAGTTAAAAGCTTCAGCAATCTGCCGGACGTGATGACCGATCGCGCAGAGCAACTGCATGCTTATGAGATTCTGAAGAGCAGCTACATCATCTTAAGCGATGATGCACTGAAAAAAGTAGAGGAGGTATTCAGCTCATGA
- the rplW gene encoding 50S ribosomal protein L23 — translation MIHPRNIVIAPIITEKSSTQVATDNIYTFKVSINANKIEIAKAIEHIFAVKVLAVNTIRMMGKPKRLGKYNGKRPDWKKAIVTLREGDKIADFEV, via the coding sequence ATGATACATCCGCGTAATATAGTTATAGCTCCCATCATCACAGAGAAGAGCAGCACACAAGTAGCTACAGACAATATCTACACCTTCAAGGTATCGATAAATGCCAATAAGATTGAGATCGCCAAAGCCATCGAGCACATCTTTGCAGTGAAGGTTTTGGCAGTAAACACCATCCGTATGATGGGCAAGCCAAAACGTTTGGGCAAATACAATGGTAAGCGCCCGGATTGGAAGAAGGCGATCGTAACCCTGCGCGAAGGCGACAAAATAGCCGATTTTGAGGTATAA
- the rplB gene encoding 50S ribosomal protein L2, giving the protein MGIKHYKPTTPSLRYRTGYSFNEISASTPEKSLLKPKPKTGGRNNRGRITCRHRGGGHRKHYRIIDFKRDKIGIPAKVASIEYDPNRTARIALLHYVDGEKRYIIAPDGLEVGSKLMSGPEAEVAVGNALPLDRIPLGSVVHNIELKKGRGGQIARSAGAFAQVVAKDGDYVHVKMPSNDVHLIRKECLATIGQVSNLDHSLIKIGKAGRKRWMGIRPTVRGVVMNPVDHPMGGGEGKSSGGRHPVSPWGKPAKGGKTRKTRKYSDKYIVKAVKKR; this is encoded by the coding sequence ATGGGAATTAAGCATTATAAACCTACTACCCCTTCCCTCCGCTATCGCACGGGTTATAGCTTTAATGAGATTAGCGCCTCCACTCCGGAAAAATCTCTGCTGAAACCCAAGCCGAAAACCGGTGGACGTAACAACCGCGGTCGCATCACCTGCCGTCATCGTGGCGGTGGACACCGTAAGCACTACCGTATTATAGATTTCAAACGTGATAAGATCGGTATTCCGGCCAAAGTTGCCTCCATCGAATACGATCCCAATCGCACTGCTCGCATCGCACTACTGCACTATGTTGACGGCGAAAAGCGCTACATCATTGCTCCCGACGGATTGGAAGTGGGCAGCAAGCTGATGAGCGGTCCCGAAGCAGAAGTAGCGGTAGGCAATGCTCTCCCCCTGGATAGAATACCTTTGGGTAGCGTGGTTCACAACATCGAGCTGAAGAAAGGCCGTGGCGGCCAGATCGCTCGCAGTGCCGGCGCCTTTGCTCAAGTAGTGGCCAAAGATGGTGACTACGTTCATGTGAAGATGCCCTCCAATGATGTGCACCTGATCCGCAAGGAATGCCTTGCCACAATCGGCCAGGTAAGCAATCTTGATCACTCTCTGATCAAAATTGGCAAAGCCGGGCGTAAACGCTGGATGGGAATTCGCCCCACCGTTCGCGGCGTGGTAATGAACCCGGTTGATCACCCCATGGGTGGCGGTGAAGGGAAATCATCCGGCGGCAGACATCCCGTATCCCCCTGGGGCAAACCTGCCAAGGGTGGAAAAACCCGCAAAACCCGCAAGTATTCCGATAAGTATATCGTGAAAGCGGTTAAAAAGAGATAG
- the rpsS gene encoding 30S ribosomal protein S19 has translation MSRSIKKGPFVDDHLMKKVVVLNDDNKKSVIKTWSRRSVITPDFIGHTFSVHNGHKFVPVYVTENMVGHKLGEFSPTRTYRGHKEKKKKGR, from the coding sequence ATGTCACGTTCAATTAAAAAAGGCCCCTTCGTTGACGATCACTTGATGAAGAAAGTTGTAGTCCTCAATGACGATAACAAGAAAAGCGTGATCAAGACCTGGAGCCGTCGTTCGGTGATAACTCCGGACTTTATCGGTCATACTTTTTCCGTTCACAACGGTCATAAATTTGTACCCGTGTACGTAACGGAGAACATGGTGGGGCACAAGCTTGGTGAATTCTCACCCACACGTACCTACCGTGGCCATAAAGAAAAGAAGAAAAAAGGCAGATAG
- the rplV gene encoding 50S ribosomal protein L22 yields the protein MEATAKLRFARGSARKARLVLDTIRYKRVSEAQNILRFSRRRAAGIVSKVLDSAIANAQVKDPKIDLNQVYVSQAMADEGPQMKRFMPRAQGRAFEIRKQTCHISLEIQTLE from the coding sequence ATGGAAGCAACAGCAAAATTGCGTTTCGCTCGTGGTTCTGCCCGCAAAGCCAGACTGGTCTTGGACACCATTCGCTACAAACGTGTAAGCGAAGCCCAAAACATCCTGCGTTTCTCACGTCGCAGAGCGGCTGGTATTGTTAGTAAAGTGTTGGATTCAGCAATAGCCAACGCCCAGGTAAAGGATCCCAAGATCGACCTCAACCAGGTTTATGTAAGCCAGGCGATGGCCGATGAGGGTCCTCAGATGAAAAGATTCATGCCAAGAGCTCAGGGAAGAGCATTTGAGATCAGGAAACAGACCTGTCATATTTCCCTGGAGATCCAGACTTTAGAATAG
- the rpsC gene encoding 30S ribosomal protein S3: MGQKIHPILYRIGVNKDTDSIWFAQGSSYVDSLQEDIKIRSYIQKRLADKMVSKIKIYRKTSSIQIDISTARPGLVIGKKGEDIEKLRGELNILINKNRPAPVAVSINVEQIDKMWLDARLVGREIARQLEERVSFRRAMKMAIRNVMRDNALGVKVQVSGRLGGAEIARTERYKQGRTPLHTIRADIDYALVEAQTTYGVIGIKVWIYKGDILS; this comes from the coding sequence TTGGGACAAAAAATACACCCCATTCTGTACCGCATCGGCGTAAATAAAGACACCGATTCCATCTGGTTTGCTCAAGGCTCGTCTTATGTGGATTCTCTCCAGGAAGACATAAAAATACGCAGCTACATTCAGAAGCGTCTGGCCGATAAAATGGTCTCCAAGATCAAGATTTACCGGAAGACCAGCTCCATTCAGATAGATATCTCTACTGCCCGCCCCGGTTTGGTGATCGGTAAGAAAGGTGAAGATATCGAGAAGTTGCGTGGCGAGCTGAACATACTGATAAACAAAAACCGCCCTGCCCCGGTCGCTGTATCCATCAACGTGGAACAGATCGACAAGATGTGGTTGGATGCCCGCCTTGTGGGTAGAGAGATTGCCCGCCAGCTGGAAGAACGCGTTTCTTTCCGCCGTGCGATGAAAATGGCAATACGTAATGTGATGAGAGACAACGCTCTCGGAGTAAAAGTTCAGGTTTCCGGACGCCTTGGCGGCGCAGAAATCGCGCGTACCGAGCGTTACAAACAGGGACGCACCCCGCTCCACACTATTCGTGCTGATATAGACTATGCCCTTGTGGAAGCACAAACCACATACGGCGTGATCGGCATCAAAGTGTGGATCTACAAAGGCGACATATTGTCATAA
- the rplP gene encoding 50S ribosomal protein L16: MLAPKKVRHRKMMKGRRNGLSWTGCNVDFGDYGLIALDDAFISSRQIEAARIAITRHMKRVGKVWIRIFPDKPITSKPAETRMGKGKGAPEYWVAVVRPGRVMFEIEGVDLATAKEAMRLAAHKLPIRTRMVAREGVEL; this comes from the coding sequence GTGTTAGCACCAAAAAAAGTAAGACATCGCAAGATGATGAAGGGCAGACGCAACGGTCTATCTTGGACCGGCTGCAATGTCGATTTTGGCGATTATGGCTTGATAGCCCTGGATGATGCTTTCATCTCCAGCCGCCAGATCGAAGCTGCTCGTATTGCGATCACTCGTCACATGAAACGTGTTGGTAAGGTTTGGATCCGCATTTTCCCGGACAAACCCATTACCAGTAAACCGGCAGAGACCCGTATGGGAAAAGGTAAAGGCGCCCCGGAATATTGGGTGGCGGTAGTTCGTCCCGGTCGTGTAATGTTTGAGATCGAAGGCGTAGACCTTGCCACAGCCAAAGAAGCCATGCGTCTGGCCGCCCACAAGCTCCCCATCAGAACCCGTATGGTTGCCCGTGAAGGAGTGGAATTATGA
- the rpmC gene encoding 50S ribosomal protein L29: MKIDEIRDLSTHELQARIEELRIELFNLRFQKAKNLLDRTDRIRIAKREIARILTIIKEKELKA, translated from the coding sequence ATGAAGATCGACGAAATACGCGACCTCAGCACCCACGAGCTGCAGGCCAGAATCGAAGAACTCCGCATCGAGCTCTTTAACTTGCGCTTTCAAAAAGCCAAAAACCTGCTCGATCGCACAGACCGCATCCGGATCGCCAAACGCGAGATTGCCCGGATACTCACCATCATCAAAGAAAAAGAGCTAAAGGCTTGA
- the rpsQ gene encoding 30S ribosomal protein S17 — protein MENTRRMIKQGVVVSDKNDKSIVVRVQRQYIHPLYKKTVRRHKKFMAHDENNEAREGDIVQIRESRPLSARKRWTLHKIVERSK, from the coding sequence GTGGAAAACACACGTAGAATGATCAAACAGGGTGTGGTGGTTTCGGATAAAAACGACAAAAGCATCGTCGTTCGCGTTCAACGCCAATACATCCATCCGCTATACAAAAAGACCGTCCGCCGCCATAAGAAGTTTATGGCTCACGACGAAAACAACGAGGCCCGCGAAGGTGATATCGTACAGATTCGCGAATCACGTCCGCTAAGTGCCCGTAAACGCTGGACTCTGCACAAGATTGTAGAGAGAAGTAAATAA
- the rplN gene encoding 50S ribosomal protein L14 → MIQVQTILNIADNSGAKKAMCIKVLGGSKRKYATVGDVIVVAIKSATPGGKVKKSAVEKAVIVRTAKEVRRPDGSYIRFSDNAAVVIDDKLEPKGTRIFGPVARELREAGYMKIVSLAPEVL, encoded by the coding sequence ATGATTCAAGTACAAACCATATTGAATATCGCCGATAACTCCGGCGCTAAAAAAGCCATGTGCATCAAAGTCTTGGGTGGCTCCAAACGCAAGTATGCCACCGTAGGCGATGTGATCGTGGTAGCCATCAAATCCGCTACTCCAGGCGGCAAAGTGAAAAAAAGTGCTGTCGAGAAAGCCGTGATCGTGCGTACTGCCAAAGAAGTACGTCGTCCGGACGGATCTTACATCCGTTTTTCCGACAACGCCGCTGTAGTGATCGATGATAAACTCGAGCCCAAGGGTACCCGCATCTTTGGTCCAGTGGCTCGCGAACTGCGTGAAGCCGGATACATGAAGATTGTATCCCT